A genomic window from Salvia hispanica cultivar TCC Black 2014 chromosome 5, UniMelb_Shisp_WGS_1.0, whole genome shotgun sequence includes:
- the LOC125191307 gene encoding NAC domain-containing protein 92-like produces MEAAYTSASVVNIIVAEEEEEEEYKVACSAVDQMPPGFRFHPTDAEIVTHYLLNKVIHRRFRAVAINEIDLNKCEPWDLPNKAAKTGENEWFFFFEKETKYPSGTRTNRATASGYWKATGKDREIRNAKKKLVGMKKTLVFYKGRAPKGHKTNWVIHEYRLHGDFSAYNISHHAKEKWVVCRVFHKKDEANTPLDSFVDRYLIDSSTRLPQLTDDYSYRKPSSSSASDEIISSKNKSNLLVPHPNIDTYGYNQYYNICSAPSLDFQHQSLWCLANFPVKIGDHEYDDKPNSATHVYIGGKEPERMCKMEPDSFNNSAISHSRDTGLTILEKESESNMDYEGLCFSPDMDSLWSYS; encoded by the exons atggaagcAGCATATACATCTGCATCTGTTGTTAACATCATTGTTgcagaagaggaagaagaagaagaatataaGGTAGCATGCTCAGCCGTGGATCAGATGCCTCCGGGCTTCAGATTCCATCCCACCGACGCGGAGATTGTAACTCACTATCTTCTCAACAAGGTTATTCACAGACGATTCAGAGCTGTAGCTATCAACGAGATTGATCTCAACAAGTGTGAACCTTGGGATTTACCTA ATAAGGCGGCAAAGACGGGAGAAAATGAGTGGTTCTTCTTTTTCGAGAAGGAAACGAAGTATCCATCAGGTACGAGAACGAATAGAGCAACAGCGTCGGGATACTGGAAGGCGACCGGGAAAGACAGAGAGATACGCAATGCAAAGAAAAAGCTTGTTGGGATGAAAAAAACACTTGTATTCTACAAAGGTAGGGCTCCTAAAGGCCACAAAACCAATTGGGTCATTCATGAATACAGACTCCATGGAGACTTCTCCGCCTACAATATCTCCCATCATGCCAAG GAAAAATGGGTTGTTTGCAGGGTTTTCCACAAGAAAGATGAAGCAAACACTCCACTCGACTCGTTTGTTGATCGTTATCTCATTGACAGCTCTACACGGTTGCCACAATTGACAGACGACTATTCCTATCGAAAACCTAGTTCAAGCTCTGCGAGTGATGAAATCATATCGAGCAAGAATAAGAGCAACTTGTTGGTTCCTCATCCAAATATAGATACCTACGGCTACAACCAATATTATAACATCTGTTCAGCGCCATCTCTTGATTTCCAGCATCAGTCGTTGTGGTGTCTCGCCAACTTTCCTGTGAAAATAGGTGACCATGAGTATGATGATAAGCCTAATTCAGCAACTCATGTTTATATAGGTGGGAAGGAGCCTGAGAGAATGTGTAAAATGGAGCCGGATTCATTCAATAACTCTGCTATCAGCCATTCACGAGACACTGGGCTCACCATTCTGGAGAAAGAGAGTGAGAGCAACATGGACTATGAGGGTCTGTGTTTCAGCCCCGATATGGATTCTTTGTGGAGTTACTCATGA